One region of Chryseobacterium sp. SORGH_AS_0447 genomic DNA includes:
- a CDS encoding copper homeostasis protein CutC has protein sequence MSKIEIACFNPESAITAFENGADRIELCDGLSEGGTTPDFETVKQLHERITIPMFVMIRPRGGDFTYSNEEFEKMKSDLIQLKSLNVDGFVFGILDENDEVNVEQNRELVKLAEPYPCTFHRAFDRAKDLETSLEKVIDCGFKTILTSGQEANVSEGKENLKKLVELSASRIEILVGGGLRSSNIEEIRQYTKAQYFHSSAITDGGAYASAEEVMALKSK, from the coding sequence ATGTCAAAAATAGAAATAGCCTGCTTCAACCCTGAATCCGCAATTACCGCCTTTGAAAACGGAGCCGACCGCATCGAGTTGTGCGACGGACTGAGCGAAGGCGGAACGACGCCGGATTTTGAAACGGTAAAACAGCTGCATGAAAGAATCACGATTCCAATGTTTGTAATGATCCGTCCGCGCGGTGGAGATTTTACGTATTCGAACGAAGAATTTGAAAAGATGAAATCGGATTTAATTCAATTAAAATCTTTAAATGTCGACGGCTTTGTTTTCGGAATTTTAGATGAGAACGATGAGGTAAATGTTGAGCAGAATAGAGAGTTGGTAAAACTGGCAGAACCTTATCCGTGTACCTTTCACCGCGCATTTGACAGAGCGAAGGACCTCGAAACTTCATTGGAAAAAGTAATCGACTGTGGATTCAAAACCATTCTCACGTCCGGCCAGGAAGCCAACGTCTCGGAAGGAAAAGAAAACCTGAAAAAGCTGGTGGAATTATCAGCCAGCAGAATCGAAATCCTCGTGGGCGGCGGCCTTCGCTCAAGCAATATAGAAGAAATCAGGCAATATACAAAAGCCCAATATTTCCATTCATCTGCTATTACAGACGGCGGTGCTTATGCCAGTGCAGAAGAGGTAATGGCTTTAAAAAGTAAATAA
- a CDS encoding glycoside hydrolase family 2 protein: MKKTLLFSFLFIQLLIHGQVSERSLSAEKWQFKNTKENTWLAAKVPGTVHLDLMNNNVIPDPYKDENEKKVQWVENEDWEYQTKFNLSNAELQHQNIDLIFLGLDTFSEVYLNGKLLKNTDNMFRTWTIPAKDYMKSGENILQVRFKSAVTAGKELAQKIPFAMPESPRSFVRKAQYQFGWDWGPRLVTAGIWKDVKLNFWDQAKVENIKVEQKSITGKQADLQVNAEIFAEKPGKYSLLINGKNQEVTLKPGSNAVSVPYQIPNPKLWQPNGWGNPNLYDLKITLQKESQLIAEKTERIGLRTVELIQEKDAKGKSFYFKVNGQPMYAKGTNWIPGDSFSPRMTKEKYQKLIKDCKEANMNMIRVWGGGIYEDDEFYRACDENGILVWQDFMFAGSFYPADDAFQKNIESEVKDQIERLQNHASLALWCGNNEIDEAIVNWGYQKQFKYSKNDSLQVWKDYKTIFHQVIPDAIRKYATADKQIYWPSSPSIGWGHKESLTEGDSHYWGVWWGEQPFEIYNEKVPRFASEYGFQGMPTLETTKSMFSVKPELSLQNGIIKAHEKHSRGWEIIDNYMKRDYVVLKDFVKYNYISQLLQARGMQIAIEAHRRARPYNMGTLYWQLNDCWPVVSWSSIDYLGNWKALHYQVKRSFENQAILVEEKDGMLNFYGINDGLGKSKEVSLELEVNNFKGENIRTIVPNQKKNLEEVVKFDPMSIAELVGNADKNELFLHVILRGKDEKVIAESNHFFAKPKDLKLTKPNIRIKKISPTEIEISTDVLAKDVYLLGDTHFSDSFFDLLPGASKKITLSKHLEKLEVMSLWDTMNE; encoded by the coding sequence ATGAAGAAAACTTTACTTTTTTCCTTTCTCTTTATCCAGCTGCTGATCCATGGGCAGGTTTCAGAACGTTCTTTATCCGCTGAAAAATGGCAGTTTAAGAATACCAAAGAAAACACCTGGTTGGCAGCCAAAGTCCCAGGGACGGTTCATCTGGATCTGATGAACAATAACGTCATTCCTGATCCTTACAAAGACGAAAACGAAAAGAAAGTGCAGTGGGTGGAAAACGAGGACTGGGAATATCAGACGAAGTTCAATCTGTCTAATGCAGAACTTCAGCATCAGAATATAGATTTAATATTCCTGGGGCTGGATACTTTTTCGGAGGTATATCTGAATGGTAAATTGCTGAAAAATACGGATAATATGTTCAGGACATGGACAATCCCGGCAAAAGATTACATGAAAAGCGGTGAGAACATCTTACAGGTCAGATTTAAATCGGCCGTAACGGCTGGAAAAGAATTAGCCCAGAAAATTCCTTTCGCAATGCCGGAATCACCGAGAAGCTTTGTAAGAAAAGCACAATACCAGTTCGGATGGGACTGGGGACCAAGATTGGTGACCGCAGGAATCTGGAAAGACGTGAAACTTAACTTCTGGGACCAGGCAAAAGTTGAAAATATAAAAGTAGAACAGAAATCCATAACCGGAAAACAGGCGGATCTGCAGGTGAACGCTGAAATTTTTGCTGAAAAACCAGGGAAATACAGCCTTCTGATTAACGGGAAAAACCAGGAAGTTACCCTGAAACCGGGAAGCAATGCTGTTTCCGTTCCGTATCAGATCCCGAATCCTAAACTCTGGCAGCCGAACGGGTGGGGGAATCCAAATCTATACGATCTTAAAATTACCTTACAGAAAGAATCACAGCTCATCGCTGAAAAAACGGAACGGATCGGATTGAGAACGGTTGAGTTGATTCAGGAAAAAGATGCGAAAGGAAAATCATTCTATTTTAAAGTCAACGGGCAGCCGATGTATGCTAAAGGAACCAACTGGATTCCCGGCGACAGCTTTTCACCTCGGATGACTAAAGAGAAATATCAAAAACTGATAAAAGACTGTAAAGAGGCGAATATGAATATGATCCGCGTCTGGGGCGGCGGGATTTACGAAGACGATGAATTCTACAGAGCCTGCGACGAAAACGGGATTCTGGTATGGCAGGATTTCATGTTTGCAGGAAGTTTCTATCCGGCGGATGATGCTTTTCAGAAAAATATAGAATCGGAAGTCAAAGATCAGATTGAAAGATTGCAGAACCATGCATCTCTGGCTTTATGGTGCGGAAACAATGAAATCGATGAAGCCATCGTCAATTGGGGTTACCAGAAGCAGTTCAAATATTCTAAAAACGATTCTTTGCAGGTCTGGAAAGATTATAAAACTATTTTTCATCAGGTGATTCCGGACGCCATCAGGAAATATGCAACGGCCGATAAACAGATCTATTGGCCGAGTTCCCCGTCGATCGGCTGGGGACATAAAGAAAGCCTGACCGAAGGCGATTCCCATTACTGGGGCGTTTGGTGGGGAGAACAGCCGTTCGAAATCTATAACGAAAAAGTACCGCGTTTTGCTTCGGAATACGGCTTCCAGGGAATGCCGACGCTGGAAACAACAAAATCAATGTTCTCAGTAAAACCGGAGCTCAGTTTACAGAACGGAATTATCAAAGCCCATGAAAAGCATTCGAGAGGTTGGGAAATTATAGACAATTACATGAAACGCGATTATGTTGTGCTCAAAGACTTTGTGAAATACAACTATATTTCCCAGCTGCTTCAGGCAAGAGGAATGCAGATTGCCATTGAAGCACACCGCCGTGCCAGACCGTACAATATGGGAACGCTGTATTGGCAGCTGAACGATTGCTGGCCGGTCGTTTCATGGTCATCCATCGATTATCTTGGAAACTGGAAAGCCTTACATTATCAAGTGAAAAGAAGTTTTGAAAATCAGGCGATTTTAGTAGAAGAAAAAGATGGAATGCTGAATTTTTACGGAATTAATGACGGGTTGGGTAAAAGTAAAGAGGTAAGCTTAGAGCTTGAAGTGAATAATTTTAAAGGTGAAAATATTCGCACGATAGTTCCAAATCAGAAAAAGAATTTGGAAGAAGTTGTGAAGTTCGATCCGATGTCTATCGCCGAACTGGTGGGTAATGCTGATAAAAATGAACTGTTTTTACACGTAATTTTAAGAGGCAAAGATGAAAAGGTAATTGCCGAAAGCAACCATTTCTTTGCAAAACCAAAAGATTTAAAATTAACAAAACCCAATATCAGAATCAAAAAAATTTCACCTACTGAAATCGAAATCTCCACAGATGTCCTGGCAAAAGACGTTTACCTGCTCGGAGATACTCATTTTAGCGATAGCTTCTTTGATCTTCTTCCCGGTGCCTCTAAAAAGATTACCCTTTCAAAGCATTTGGAAAAACTAGAGGTAATGAGTCTTTGGGATACGATGAATGAATAA